From the genome of Desulfovibrio aminophilus:
GGCCACGCACAATCCCCTGGTCATCCGCGTGGGGGAGACCATGATGGAGCTGTTCGACGCCTCCATCGAAACGTCCATGCGGACGTTGCCCGAGGTGGCGCTGAAGGACCACAAGGCCATCTTCGAGGCCTTCATTGAGAAGGACGAGGCCGCGGTCCGCGAGGCCATCCGGGTCAGCTCCAAGAGCTGGGAGACCTCCCTGACCTACAAATAGCCGCGCGCTTCGAGCCGGGAACGAAAAACGAAGCCCGCCCCGCCGATATGGCGGGGCGGGCTTTTTCACGCCGTCGGTTGAAAGCGGGTCAGACCGAGAAGGCCTCCCGCAGGGCCTCGGGGGAGTCCACCCCGGAGGCGAGGAGCACGCACAGCTTGATGCGGGCCTTGTGGCTGCTGTAGTCGTGGCCGGTGATCACGCCGCGCGACTGGAGGTCGCGCACGCCTCCCGGGAAATCGTAGACCGGATGCACCCGGCCCTGTTCGCAGGTCGTGGTGATGACCACCCGCACGCCCTGGTCCACGGCCCGCTGCACCGCGTCCATGACGAGCGGGGTCACGTGCCCCCGGCCCAGGCCTTCCAGCACGATGCCCGCGGCCCCGGAATCGACGAGGTAGTCGATGACGCCTCCGGTCGAGCCCAGGCTCGCCTTGACGATCTCCACCAGGGGAAAGGCCCCGGACGGAGTGTGGCTCCGCTCACGCCGCAGGGGCCGCTGGAACAGATAGCAGCGCCCCTTGTCCACGTAGCCGAGCTGGCCGTAGCCGAAGGCGGTGAAGGCGTGCATGTTGAAGGCGTGCATTTTTCTCACGTGCTTGGCACAGTAGACGCCCTCGTTGAAGACCACCAGCACGCCCAGTCCGGCGCAATCGGGACAGGCGGCGGCCACCACCGCGTCCCGGATGTTGGTGTAGCAATCCGTGCCCTCGTCGCTGGGCGCGCGTTGCGCCCCCGTGAACACCACGGGACGGTCGCAATCAAGCACCAAATCCATGAAGTACGAGGACTCCTCCAAGGTGTCCGTGCCGTGGGTGACCACGATGCCGAGGACATTCCCGTCGGCCAGGCGCTCCAGAATCCTGGTGCGCAGTTCCAGCAGCTTGTCGAAGTCCATGGCGTTGCTCGGCACCTGGAACACGGACTCCGCCTCGACCTCGATGTCCAAGTCCAGCCGGTTCCTGTCCACAAGCCGTTCGCCCGGCATGGCCCCGGAGGTGAACAGTCCCGTCGCCTCGTTCTTCACGCTGGCGATGGTGCCTCCGGTGGTCAGGACAATGACTTTTCCCATATCGTCTCCCTTGCGGCTAGAGGAACAAGGTGATCAGTTGCGGCACAAAGGCGAAGACCACCAGCAGGACGATGTACACCAGCAGGTAGGGCAGGATGTCCCTGACCACCACCTCCAGCTTTTCCTTCGCGATGTTGCAGGCGATGAAGAGGTTCAGGCCCACCGGCGGAGTGAACTGCCCCACCGCCAGGGCGATGATGGTGTAGACGCCGAAATAGACCGGATCGATCTGCATGGCCTCGACCACGCCGATGATGGTCGGCACGAACAGGACCAGGGCCGCCACGTTGTCCAGGAACGTGCCGATGATGAGCAGCATGAGCAGCACGATGAGCATCACGACGACCTTGCTGTCCGTGACGCCCATGAGCATGGCCGCGAAATGCTGCGGCACCTGCTCGGCGGTGATGATGTAGCCGAACAGGTTGGCCGTGCCCATGAGGAACATGATCAGGGCCGCGTTCTCGGCCGTGCTCTTGAATATCCGGTACAGGGACCGGAAGGTCAGGGTCCGGTAGACGAGGAAGCCCACGAGCACGCCGTAGAGACAGGCCACGGCGGCCGATTCCGTGGCCGTGAACATGCCGGAGTAGATGCCGCCGAGGATGATCAGGGGCATGAGCAGGGCCAGGGTGCTGTCCTTGATCACCCGCGCCATGTCCCGGCCGGACAGCACCTCCTCGCGCACGAAGCCCCGGCGTCTGGCGATGACGTAGTTCACCGCGATCAGGGCGATGGAGATCAGGATGCCCGGCACGATGCCGCAGAGGAACATGTTGCCGATGGAGACGCCCGCGATGACGCCGAAGACCACCATGGTCAGGCTCGGCGGGATGATCAGCCCCAGGGCTCCCGAGGCCGCGACAACGGCGGCGGAATAGGAGCGGCTGTAACCCCGCTTGACCATCGAGGGGATCATGATCGAGCCGATGGCCGCCGTCGTGGCCGGAGCCGAGCCGGAGATGGCGCCGAAAAAGGCCGAGGCCCCCGTGGTGATGTGCGCCAGCCCTCCGGGATAGCGTCCCACCAGCATCGCCGCCAGGGCCACGAGCTTGTCCGAGATCTTGGCCTCGGCCATGATGTTGCCCGCCAGCAGGAAGAGCGGAATGGCCATGAAGGGGAAACTGTTGACCCCGTTGAAGACCTTCTGCGGCAGGATGAGGAACGGCAGATGGCTGCCGAAGTGGAGCGCCGCCAGCGAGGCGACGCCCAGGGATATGGCGATCGGGACGCCGATCACCAACAGGGCGAAGAAGGCGATGAACAGAATCGAGACCATGACTCTCCCCCGGTATTATGCGCGCACCGACGCCGCGTTCACTTCCTCAGGTCCCGGACCATGTGCTCGAGGACGTACAGGGTCGAAATCGCCGCGCAGAGCGGGATGGAGAAGACGACGTAGCCCAGCGGGATTCCCGACGCGGGAGACATCTGAAGCATGGAGCGCAGGGTCAGCTTCCAGCCTTCCTTGAGCAGGACGATGAAGAAAAAGAGCATGAAGCAGTAGCTGACCTGGCGCACGGCGCAGGCCAGGCGCGGCGGGAGGATGCCGACGAGCGCGTCCACCGCGATGTGCGTCTTGTTGCGCACGGCGATGGTGCAGCCGAGCATCACCACATAGACCATGCTGTAGATGGAGAGTTCCTGCGTCTCGGAGAGCGGATGGTTCAGGACGTAGCGGAAGAAGACCTGGACCACCACGAGGACGGTCATGAACGCCAGCGAGATGGCCGACAGGTTCCTGATGAACTCGTTGAGCTTTTCGAGCATTCTCATGATCAACTCCTTGCTCCGCCGGCGTCCCGGGACGCCGGCGGAACGCGCGGGTCAGTCCGCCAGAAGGGCCTGCAGAACGGCGTCGCCCATGGCGTCCGTGCCGTGGGAGCCGCCCATGTCCCGGGTGCGGACGACGCCCGCGGCGAGAACCGACCGGACAGCCGCGCCGATGCCCTCGGCGGCGTCCTTCTCTCCCAGGAAATCGAGCATCATGCGCACGGACTCGATGCTGGCGATGGGATTGACCACGCGCTTGCCCGTGTACTTCGGGGCCGAGCCGTGAATGGGCTCGAACATGGAGGGGAATTCCCGCTCCGGGTTGATGTTGCCGCCGGCGGCGAAGCCCATGCCGCCCTGGAGCATCGCCCCGAGGTCGGTGATGATGTCGCCGAAGAGGTTGGAGGCCACGACCACGTCGAACCACTCGGGCTTCTTGACCATCCACATGGTCATGGCGTCCACCAGGGCCTTGTCCGTGGCGATGTCGGGGTGCGCGGCCGCGACCTCCTGGTAGATCTTGTCCCAGAAGACCATGGAGTAGTTGAGCGCGTTGGACTTGGTGCAGTTGGTGACCATGCCCTTGTAGCCGGCCTGCCTGCGCTGCTCGGCGAGGTCGAAGGCGTAGCGCATCACGCGCTCGCAACCTCCGCGCGAGAAGATCCCGGTCTGCAGGGCGAAGCCCTCGGGCTCGTCGGCCTTGAAGAAGGCCCCGGCGCCGCTGTACTCGCCCTCGTTGTTCTCGCGCACCACGACGAAATCGACGGTCTCCGGCGTCGCCGTGCGCACCGGCGTGTCCACGCCGGGATAGAGCTTGATCGGCCGCAGGTTCACATACTGTTTGAAGCCCTTGCGGATTTCGAGCAGCATGGTCAGCGAGACGTGGTCCGGCACCTTGCTCTCGTCGCCCACGCAGCCCAGAAAGATGGCGTCGAAACCCTTGAGGATGTCCAGCGCGTGCTCCGGCATCATGCGGCCCTGCGCGAGGTAATGGTCGCATCCCCAGTCGAACCGCTTGGAAGCGACGCCGAAGCCGTATTTTCCGGCCGCCGCGTTCAGGATCTTCTCGGCCTCATCCGAAATCTCCGCCCCGACCCCGTCTCCGGGAATGATCGCGATCTCGTACTGCATCTCCGAATCCTCTTGTTGTTCTCCGGCCTGAAAAGCAGGCATTCCGCTCCGATCCGGCAAGGCTGTTGTCCGGGAGCGCCGACGCGCCCCCGGACAAGCCCCTCGCGGAAAGCCGGTGAATGCGCCCTATTGCAGGGCCTTCTCGATATCCTCGATGATGCCCGCGTCCAGCTTCTTCTTGTAGGCGGCGATCACCGGCTTGACCTTCTCACGGAACGGCTTCTTGTCCACGTCGATGACTTCCATCCCGTGAGCCTTCACTTCCTTCCACTGCTCGTTCTCCAACTCCTCGACCATCTTCGTATGCACCGGGCCGAGCTCGCGGGCGGTCTCCAGAATGGCCGTCCGGTACTCCTGGGGCATGCCGTCCAGCAGCGCCTTGTTCATGATCAGCGGCGAGGACATGTGGATGTGCCCGGTGCGGGAGGCGTACTTCTGAACCTCATAGAACTTCTGGGTCAGGATGTGGGCCGGGGGATTCTCCTGGCCGTCCACGGTGCCCAGCTGAAGGGCGGAATAGAGTTCGCCGAAGGAGACGACCGTGGGACCGGCGCCCAGGGCCTTGAAAGTCTCCACGAAGACCTCGCCTTCGGGAACGCGGATCTTCATGCCCTTGAGATCATCAGGGGTCTTGATGGGGCGCTTGTTGTTCGTGATGTGGCGCATGCCGTTCTCCCACCAACCGATGACCACGGCCCCGTGCGGCTCCAGCTCCTTGGCCAGGCGGGCGCCGATGGGACCGTCGAGCACCTTGCGCACGTCGGACAGGTCATTGAACAGGAACGGCAGGTTCAGGATGCCCATGTTCGGCACCCAGTTGGAAAGGACCGTATCCGACGCGAGCACCATGTCGTGGGTTCCGACCATGACGCCCTCCACGGACTCCAGCTGCTTGCCGAGCTGGTCCGCGGGAAACACGTCGATCTGCACCTTGCCGCCGGTCCGCTCCGCCACCTTCTTCGCGAAGAGGGTGCAGATGGTCTGGTAGTGGTGCGAGGGCGCGCCCGTGTGCCCCAACTTCAGGCGATACGTATCCGCGGCCCCGGCGACGCCGGAAAAAGCCAGACCGAGGAAGGCCACCGAAGCCCAAACGACAATCAGTTTCTTCATGGGACATCTCCTCTTCGCCGAAGGTTGCTTTCTCCACTGCCGCCGCCCAGCCGTTTTCCGGCCTGGGCCGGGGCCGCCGGCCCGATCACGATGCGATTTTGGCAAAGCCTACGCCGCGAGACTTCCGACGTCAATATATATGTCAACAGACATCATATGTTTCCCAAAATACCCGCACCCCCGAAATCGCGACCGTCACCAAAAATCTCCTTTCCGTGTGACGTTGGACTTCCCCCATGCGCCGTGCAACATGGTTCAATCACGCATTTCCCCGGCCTCGCCGGGGCCGCGAGGGCCGCGCATGTTCATGGACGCCGAGAAACAAACCGTCCCGGGATCGACCGGCCAGGGTCTGGCCGCTCGCCTGGTCAAGCGCCTGGAACGTTTCGTCATCGACGTGGACATCCGCTGCCCGGCCGGAAGGCTGCTGGCGGTGGTGGGCCCCTCGGGAGCGGGCAAGACCCGCCTGCTGCGCTGTCTGGCCGGACTGGAGCAGCCGGACGAGGGCCGCATCCTGGTGGACGGAGAGTGCTGGCTGGACACCGCCGCGCGCCGCCGTCTGCCGCCCCAGCGCCGCTCGGCCGGTCTGCTCTTCCAGGAATACGGCCTGTTCCCGCACATGACCGTGCGCGAAAACGTGGCCTTCGCGGCCCATCCGGCCTGCGACGTGGACGGGCTGCTGGCGACCTTCGGCATCGCGGAGTTGCGCGCCCGCAAGCCCGCCGCGCTCTCCGGCGGCGAACGCCAGCGGGCGGCGCTCTGCCAGGCCATCGCCCGCCGCCCCCGGCTTCTGCTCCTGGACGAACCCTTTTCGGCCCTGGACATGGAGAACCGCTTCGCCCTGCGGGCCGAACTCCTGCGCCTCAAGGAGGCCTGGGGCATGCCCATGCTCTACGTGACGCACGACCTGTCCGACGCCCTGGCCGTGGGCGACGAGGTCCTGGCCCTGCGCGAAGGCCGCGCCGATCCGTCCTGGCTCGAACGCCAGACCGGGCTGCTGCGGCGCGACCAGGACCGCCTCCGCCGACGGCTCGGACCCCGGCCCGAGGCATCTCCGCCCTCCCCTTCCCCGACAACAAGGAGCCATCCATGAAACGCATCACGCTGCTGTTCTGCCTCTGCCTCGCCCTGGCCTGCGGCCCGGCCTTCGCCGCCGACACCCTGACCCTGGCGTCCGGGGCCGGATACAAGAAGATGGTCGAGGAGCTGGCCGCGACCTTCGAGAAGGAGACCGGAATCACGGTCGAACGGCTGTACGGCAACATGGGCCAGGTCAGCGGCATGGCCCGGGAGAGCGGCAAGGTGGACATCGTGGCCGGGGACAAGCGCTACCTCGACGGCACGGACCTGGCCTTCGCCGGGGAGACGGTCATCGGCAAGGGCCGCCTCGTGCTGGCCGTGACCAAGGGCGCTCCGGTGGCGGCCCTCAAGGACTTGGCCAAGCCCGAGGTCAAGCGCGTGGCCATGCCCGACGCCCAGAAGGCGATCTACGGCCGGGCCGCCGACGAATACATGGAGTCCACGGGAAGCCGCGCCGCGCTCAAGGACAAGCTCATCGTGGTGGGGACCGTGCCCCAGGTCTCGGCCTACGTGCTCAGCGGCGAGGTGGATGCGGGCTTCATCAACCTCACCGACGCCCTGGCCATCAAGGACAAGGTGGAGCGCATCCTGACCGTGGACGAGTCGGCCTACAAGCCGATCCTCATCGTGGCCAAGCCCCTGGCCCAGGCCCCGCACGCCAAGGCCGTGGAGCGCTTCACGGCCTTCCTCGGCAGCAAGGCCG
Proteins encoded in this window:
- a CDS encoding ATP-binding cassette domain-containing protein, with amino-acid sequence MFMDAEKQTVPGSTGQGLAARLVKRLERFVIDVDIRCPAGRLLAVVGPSGAGKTRLLRCLAGLEQPDEGRILVDGECWLDTAARRRLPPQRRSAGLLFQEYGLFPHMTVRENVAFAAHPACDVDGLLATFGIAELRARKPAALSGGERQRAALCQAIARRPRLLLLDEPFSALDMENRFALRAELLRLKEAWGMPMLYVTHDLSDALAVGDEVLALREGRADPSWLERQTGLLRRDQDRLRRRLGPRPEASPPSPSPTTRSHP
- the modA gene encoding molybdate ABC transporter substrate-binding protein, whose protein sequence is MKRITLLFCLCLALACGPAFAADTLTLASGAGYKKMVEELAATFEKETGITVERLYGNMGQVSGMARESGKVDIVAGDKRYLDGTDLAFAGETVIGKGRLVLAVTKGAPVAALKDLAKPEVKRVAMPDAQKAIYGRAADEYMESTGSRAALKDKLIVVGTVPQVSAYVLSGEVDAGFINLTDALAIKDKVERILTVDESAYKPILIVAKPLAQAPHAKAVERFTAFLGSKAARDIAARHGL
- a CDS encoding TRAP transporter small permease encodes the protein MRMLEKLNEFIRNLSAISLAFMTVLVVVQVFFRYVLNHPLSETQELSIYSMVYVVMLGCTIAVRNKTHIAVDALVGILPPRLACAVRQVSYCFMLFFFIVLLKEGWKLTLRSMLQMSPASGIPLGYVVFSIPLCAAISTLYVLEHMVRDLRK
- a CDS encoding TRAP transporter large permease — encoded protein: MVSILFIAFFALLVIGVPIAISLGVASLAALHFGSHLPFLILPQKVFNGVNSFPFMAIPLFLLAGNIMAEAKISDKLVALAAMLVGRYPGGLAHITTGASAFFGAISGSAPATTAAIGSIMIPSMVKRGYSRSYSAAVVAASGALGLIIPPSLTMVVFGVIAGVSIGNMFLCGIVPGILISIALIAVNYVIARRRGFVREEVLSGRDMARVIKDSTLALLMPLIILGGIYSGMFTATESAAVACLYGVLVGFLVYRTLTFRSLYRIFKSTAENAALIMFLMGTANLFGYIITAEQVPQHFAAMLMGVTDSKVVVMLIVLLMLLIIGTFLDNVAALVLFVPTIIGVVEAMQIDPVYFGVYTIIALAVGQFTPPVGLNLFIACNIAKEKLEVVVRDILPYLLVYIVLLVVFAFVPQLITLFL
- a CDS encoding isocitrate/isopropylmalate dehydrogenase family protein, which produces MQYEIAIIPGDGVGAEISDEAEKILNAAAGKYGFGVASKRFDWGCDHYLAQGRMMPEHALDILKGFDAIFLGCVGDESKVPDHVSLTMLLEIRKGFKQYVNLRPIKLYPGVDTPVRTATPETVDFVVVRENNEGEYSGAGAFFKADEPEGFALQTGIFSRGGCERVMRYAFDLAEQRRQAGYKGMVTNCTKSNALNYSMVFWDKIYQEVAAAHPDIATDKALVDAMTMWMVKKPEWFDVVVASNLFGDIITDLGAMLQGGMGFAAGGNINPEREFPSMFEPIHGSAPKYTGKRVVNPIASIESVRMMLDFLGEKDAAEGIGAAVRSVLAAGVVRTRDMGGSHGTDAMGDAVLQALLAD
- a CDS encoding asparaginase, translating into MGKVIVLTTGGTIASVKNEATGLFTSGAMPGERLVDRNRLDLDIEVEAESVFQVPSNAMDFDKLLELRTRILERLADGNVLGIVVTHGTDTLEESSYFMDLVLDCDRPVVFTGAQRAPSDEGTDCYTNIRDAVVAAACPDCAGLGVLVVFNEGVYCAKHVRKMHAFNMHAFTAFGYGQLGYVDKGRCYLFQRPLRRERSHTPSGAFPLVEIVKASLGSTGGVIDYLVDSGAAGIVLEGLGRGHVTPLVMDAVQRAVDQGVRVVITTTCEQGRVHPVYDFPGGVRDLQSRGVITGHDYSSHKARIKLCVLLASGVDSPEALREAFSV
- a CDS encoding TRAP transporter substrate-binding protein — encoded protein: MKKLIVVWASVAFLGLAFSGVAGAADTYRLKLGHTGAPSHHYQTICTLFAKKVAERTGGKVQIDVFPADQLGKQLESVEGVMVGTHDMVLASDTVLSNWVPNMGILNLPFLFNDLSDVRKVLDGPIGARLAKELEPHGAVVIGWWENGMRHITNNKRPIKTPDDLKGMKIRVPEGEVFVETFKALGAGPTVVSFGELYSALQLGTVDGQENPPAHILTQKFYEVQKYASRTGHIHMSSPLIMNKALLDGMPQEYRTAILETARELGPVHTKMVEELENEQWKEVKAHGMEVIDVDKKPFREKVKPVIAAYKKKLDAGIIEDIEKALQ